The sequence CTCGTCGCCGACCTGTACAAGGCAGCAGGCGCCGACCGCATCATGTCGGTCGACCTGCACGCCGCACAGATCCAGGGCTTCTTCGACGGCCCCGTGGACCACCTGTTCGCGATGCCCGTGCTGCTCAACCACTTCAAGGAGCAGCTCGACCCCGCAACCCTCACCGTCGTGTCGCCCGACATGGGCCGCGTGCGCGTCGCCGACATCTGGAGCGACAAGCTCGGCGCGCCGCTGGCGATCATCCACAAGCGCCGCGACCCGCTCGTGCCGAACCAGGTGTCGGTGCATGAGATCGTCGGCGAGGTCAAGGGCCGGGTGTGCCTGCTGGTCGACGACCTGATCGACACGGGCCGCACGATCGTGAAGGCCGCCGAGGCGCTCAAGGCCGCCGGTGCGCTCGGCGTCGTGGTCGCCGCGACGCACGCGGTGTTCTCGAACCCCGCGACCGAGATCCTGCAGTCCGACTTCATCGACGAGGTCGTCGTCACCGACACGCTGCCGCTGCCCGAGGAGAAGCGCTGGGACCGGCTCACCATCCTGCCGATCGCCCCGCTGCTCGCGCGGGCCATCCACGAGGTGTTCGAAGACGGCTCGGTCACCAGCATGTTCGACGGAGCCGCCTGACCCGCTGCGGCCCAATAGGCTGACGCTATGGCGATCAGCACGGACCGACCCTGGCTCGCGAGCTACGCGGAGGGCGTGCCCACCGACATCGAGCCGCCCACCGGCTCGTTGTACGACCTGATCCGCGAGAGCGTCGAGCAGTATCCCGACCACGTCGCGCTCGAGTTCTTCGGCCGCACGACGACGTATGCCGAGCTCGGCGCCGAGATCGACCGCGTGGCCGAGGGGCTGCGGATCCTCGGCGTGCAGCCCGGCGACCCGGTCG is a genomic window of Agromyces protaetiae containing:
- a CDS encoding ribose-phosphate diphosphokinase, which produces MAAIETTGSKRLVLVSGRAHPELAEQIAAELGSELVPTDARTFANGELYARYDESVRGTDAFVIQSHAAPINEWLMEQLIMIDALKRASAKRITVVSPFYPYARQDKKGRGREPISARLVADLYKAAGADRIMSVDLHAAQIQGFFDGPVDHLFAMPVLLNHFKEQLDPATLTVVSPDMGRVRVADIWSDKLGAPLAIIHKRRDPLVPNQVSVHEIVGEVKGRVCLLVDDLIDTGRTIVKAAEALKAAGALGVVVAATHAVFSNPATEILQSDFIDEVVVTDTLPLPEEKRWDRLTILPIAPLLARAIHEVFEDGSVTSMFDGAA